Proteins from one Gossypium raimondii isolate GPD5lz chromosome 8, ASM2569854v1, whole genome shotgun sequence genomic window:
- the LOC128032029 gene encoding zinc finger BED domain-containing protein DAYSLEEPER-like, with protein MSGVSESNVSSQASEGTKRKWVPEEDAALVACMVDLHNVGTFNADTGLLKRDWSIVYDMLNGQNNSGFGWDEHRQVVVAEDASHKEAGQFKHRIFPYYDQLTAIYARDRATGKDAQTTIDVIEEINVQDPQPGRNQGGSSSSKKKKKNYDASDNISSSFHEAATLLAENMRAIGEQISRSIASDVDLSFMTMASSNTPIPVDDVFNEYESSLKRQKSTTSKVWIEMTKLECENKNELKAQCNHSSSNKDITQYTIATQPSPEGVPSIKNYKFDADECRKAISTFLVCGKHSFRTVEEPGFRYMMRIASPNFKNISRHTAARDVLMYYAKERDRVKEELAKAPGLICLTSDNWNSEHTNDGYICITAHWVDKDWKLQKRIIRFRALFPQYDGLNIADELVLCLSQWGIDKKIFSITLDNASYNDVMVSCLKNRFRANRAILCDGAFFQVRCCAHILNLIVKTGLELADDVVGKSQNGIRYIRKSGIRRKRFYDVADKSFHLNVTKKLRQDVCVRWNSTYLMLESSLYYKDVLDYWGQRDKDYQMFALSNEEWRNVAILCKFLKVFYDVTCVFSSSNYPTANLYFRGVWKVHKVLLDTVKGPYSFLTPMVKQMQEKFNKYWAEYSLISSCAVILDPRYKLNYVQYCFITIYGIHASDFVETILSNLRLSFDEYVKKSKSTSSSLAGSSNVSDKNPVDSGLDEHNDSSADFGGYFDESDDYKRYLNESSTRSEKSQLDIYLEEPELELNSQIDVLDYWSKSSVRYNELSLLARDLLAIPISTVASESAFSMGKKVITPLRSSLKPKTVQAVVCLDDWMRAKGFLAEIGCKKDDEDDEDDDDDDVSSVAF; from the exons atgtccgGTGTTTCAGAATCAAATGTTTCTTCCCAAGCTTCTGAaggaaccaaaaggaaatgggttccagaagaagatgcagcatTGGTTGCCTGCATggtggacttgcacaatgttggaaccttTAATGCTGATAcggg gtTACTAAAAAGGGATTGGTCAATCgtgtatgacatgcttaatggccaaaacaatagcggttttggttgggatgaGCATAGGCAggtcgttgttgctgaagatgcg AGTCATAAAGAAGCCGGTCAATTCAAACATCGTATtttcccttactacgaccaACTTACTGCCATCTACGCACGAGATCGAGCGACTGGTAAAGATGCTCAAACAACCATTGAtgttattgaagaaataaatgttcAGGAT CCGCAACCAGGTAGaaaccaagggggttcctcatcttcaaagaagaaaaagaagaattatgATGCAAGTGAtaatatttcttcttcatttcatgaggctgccactttattggcgGAAAACATGCGGGCCATTGGCgaacaaatcagtaggagtattgcctccgatgtg GACTTGAGTTTTATGACTATGGCTAGTTCAAACACTCCTATACCTGTGGATGATGTGTTTAATGAGTATGAAAGTTCTCTCAAACGTCAAAAGTCTACTACTTCAAAGGTGTGGATTGAAATGACAAAGCTTGAATGCgagaacaaaaatgaattgaagGCACAATGTAATCACT CGTCATCTAATAAGGACATCACTCAATACACCATAGCCACTCAACCATCACCCGAAGGTGTTCCATCTATAAAAAACTACAAGTTTGATGCTGATGAGTGTCGTAAAGCTATTTCTACTTTTCTTGTGTGTGGCAAGCATTCATTTAGGACAGTTGAAGAACCAGGCTTTAGATACATGATGAGAATTGCTAGtcctaattttaagaatataagtaGACATACAGCTGCTAGGGATGTCCTAATGTATTATGCAAAAGAGAGAGATCGTGTTAAAGAAGAGTTGGCTAAAGCACCTGgtttaatttgtctaacttcCGATAATTGGAACTCAGAGCATACTAATGACGGATATATTTGCATTACTGCTCATTGGGTTGACAAAGATTGGAAGCTACAAAAGAGAATCATAAGGTTTAGAGCTTTATTTCCTCAGTATGATGGTTTGAACATAGCAGATGaacttgttttatgtttatctcAATGGGGTATAGATAAGAAAATCTTTAGCATCACTTTGGATAATGCTTCTTATAATGATGTTATGGTTTCTTGTCTTAAAAATCGTTTTCGTGCAAACCGAGCTATTTTGTGTGATGGtgctttttttcaagttagatgTTGTGCACATATATTGAATCTTATAGTTAAAACTGGTTTGGAACTTGCTGATGATGTTGTTGGTAAGAGTCAAAATGGAATTAGGTACATAAGAAAGTCAGGAATTCGTAGGAAAAGATTTTATGATGTGGCcgacaaaagttttcatttgaatGTGACCAAAAAGTTGCGTCAAGATGTGTGTGTGAGATGGAATTCTACTTATTTGATGCTTGAATCTTCTCTTTACTATAAAGATGTGCTAGATTATTGGGGCCAACGGGATAAAGATTATCAAATGTTTGCACTTTCTAACGAGGAGTGGAGAAATGTTGctattctttgcaaatttttgaaagtctTTTATGATGTGACTTGTGTTTTTTCTAGTTCTAATTATCCAACTGCTAATCTTTATTTTAGAGGAGTTTGGAAGGTTCACAAGGTCTTGCTTGATACAGTTAAAGGTCCTTATTCGTTTTTAACTCCAATGGTTAAGCAAATgcaagagaaatttaataagtattgGGCTGAGTATTCGTTGATTTCGTCATGTGCTGTAATTTTAGATCCTCGTTACAAGTTGAATTATGTGCAGTATTGCTTTATTACAATCTATGGTATTCATGCTTCAGATTTTGTTGAGACCATTCTTAGCAATCTTAGACTCTCGTTTGATGAGTATGTTAAGAAATCCAAATCCACGTCTTCCTCTTTGGCTGGGAGTTCTAATGTTTCGGATAAAAATCCTGTTGATTCTGGTTTGGATGAACACAATGATAGTAGTGCTGATTTTGGGGGATATTTTGATGAGAGTGATGATTATAAACGGTATTTAAATGAATCTAGCACTAGGAGTGAGAAGTCACAGTTGGACATTTATTTGGAAGAACCGGAGCTTGAGTTGAATAGTCAAATAGATGTTTTAGATTATTGGAGCAAAAGTTCAGTTCGATACAATGAGCTTTCATTATTGGCTCGTGATCTTTTGGCAATTCCAATATCGACTGTAGCTTCCGAATCGGCTTTTAGCATGGGTAAGAAAGTTATCACACCTTTGAGGAGTTCGCTTAAGCCAAAAACGGTTCAAGCCGTTGTTTGCTTGGATGATTGGATGCGAGCTAAGGGGTTTTTAGCAG aaattGGTTGCAAAAAGGACGATGAGGACGATGAggacgatgatgatgatgatgtttctTCAGTAGCtttttaa
- the LOC105791182 gene encoding leucine-rich repeat receptor protein kinase EMS1 gives MEFNLLFHFLCFLHLLLSISGATREQADGNPDRGALVSFKRGLQNPHFLSSWNQKIHFCKWDGVTCRLGRVTSLSLPSRSLTGSLSPSLSSLSNLTLLDLSSNSFFGQIPTELAELTLLETLKLGSNSFTGNIPPELGSLNTLRTLELSTNALTGTVPTKLGQLTQLQFLDLANNFLSGSLPSTLFENLQSLTSLDISNNSFSGNIPPEIGELKNLTALYIGINQFTGKIPPEIGKLSLLENFFSPSCSITGPLPEQLSNLKSLTKLDLSYNPLKCSIPKSIGKLQNLTILNLVYTELNGSIPAELGNCRNLMMLMLSFNSLSGSLPEELSSLPMLTFSAETNQLSGPLPPWLGKWNQVESLLLSNNHFSGNIPPEIENCSRLKHLSLSNNKLSGSIPRELCNAESLFEVDLDGNNLSGTIENVFVNCRNLAQLVLLNNHINGSIPEYLSELPLMVIDLDSNNFTGTIPVSLWSSNSLMEFSAGNNMLEGTLPVDIGNAVTLETLVLSGNRLKGSIPKEIGNLTALSVLNLNSNFLEGNIPVEIGDCKALTTLDLGNNNFSGSIPMELADLDQLQCLVLSHNNLSGSIPWKPSSYFHQANLPDLSFVQHHGVFDLSHNRLTGPIPEELGNCAVVVDLLLNNNMLTGRIPGSLSRLTNLTTLDLSGNLLRGPIPVEFGDSLKLQGLYLGNNQFTGTISESLGRVGSLVKLNLTGNRLSGVVPASFGNLKELTHLDLSNNKLAGELPSSLSQMLNLVGLYVQKNRLSGEIHNLFSNSVSWKIEDLNLSNNIFYGSLPQSLGNLSYLMYLDLHGNKFTGAIPSEIGNLMQLEYFDVSGNRLSGQIPEEVCSLFSLFYLNLAENRLGGPVPRNGICQNLSKIFLAGNNDLCGRITGLECQIRSSERSSLLNAWGLAGIVAASVFIIFASAFVVRRWIMRSGQLSDPEEIEESKLNNFLDQNLCFLSSSSRSKEPLSINIATFEQPLLKLTLGDILEGTHHFCKTNIIGDGGFGTVYKAKLPSGKTVAVKKLSQAKTQGNREFIAEMETLGKVKHQNLVPLLGYCSLGEEKLLVYEYMINGSLDLWLRNRSGALDVLDWSKRFKIAVGAARGLAFLHHGFIPHIIHRDIKASNILLSEDFEAKVADFGLARLISACETHVSTDIAGTFGYIPPEYGQSGRSTTKGDVFSFGVILLELVTGKEPTGPEFKEIEGGNLVGWVTKKIKKGQAADVLDPVVMSVDSKQMMLQVLSIAAVCLAENPANRPTMLQVLKLLKGIHKE, from the coding sequence ATGGAGTTTAACCTTTTGTTTCACTTCCTCTGTTTCCTCCATTTGTTGTTATCGATATCAGGGGCAACGAGAGAGCAAGCAGACGGAAACCCAGACAGGGGAGCTCTGGTTTCCTTCAAAAGAGGGCTTCAAAACcctcattttctatcatcatgGAACCAAAAAATCCATTTCTGCAAGTGGGATGGTGTCACATGTCGGCTCGGCCGAGTCACCTCGCTTTCTCTTCCATCTCGGTCCTTGACAGGTTCTCTCTCTCCGTCCCTTTCGTCCCTCTCAAACCTCACCCTCCTAGATCTGTCCTCTAACTCCTTCTTTGGCCAAATTCCGACTGAGTTGGCCGAGTTGACTCTCCTCGAGACCCTCAAACTCGGGTCTAACTCTTTCACCGGAAATATCCCTCCCGAGCTGGGCAGCCTGAATACACTTCGTACGCTAGAACTTTCCACCAATGCACTCACTGGCACAGTGCCGACTAAGCTTGGACAGTTAACTCAGCTACAGTTCTTGGACCTGGCTAACAATTTCCTTTCAGGTTCTCTCCCTTCAACACTCTTTGAAAATCTTCAGTCTTTAACCTCTCTGGATATTTCCAACAATTCTTTCTCTGGTAATATCCCGCCTGAAATTGGTGAGCTAAAAAACCTGACCGCTCTTTACATTGGAATCAACCAATTTACAGGGAAAATACCACCTGAAATTGGTAAACTTTCACTCCTTGAGAACTTTTTTTCACCCTCTTGTTCCATAACAGGACCTTTGCCTGAACAACTATCCAATCTAAAATCACTCACCAAGCTCGACCTTTCTTATAACCCATTGAAATGTTCCATTCCAAAGTCTATAGGAAAGTTACAGAATTTGACTATATTGAACCTCGTCTACACCGAGCTCAATGGTTCAATACCAGCGGAGCTTGGGAACTGCCGGAATTTGATGATGTTGATGCTGTCTTTCAATTCGCTGTCCGGGTCCTTGCCTGAGGAGCTTTCAAGTTTGCCTATGCTGACGTTTTCTGCTGAAACGAACCAGCTTTCTGGGCCACTGCCACCTTGGCTTGGGAAATGGAACCAGGTGGAGTCTTTGCTACTTtcaaacaaccacttttcaggTAACATCCCTCCTGAAATTGAGAATTGCTCAAGGCTTAAGCACCTTAGTTTGAGCAATAACAAGTTGTCGGGTTCGATACCAAGAGAGTTATGCAATGCAGAATCACTCTTTGAGGTTGATCTCGATGGTAATAACCTTTCGGGTACCATTGAGAATGTGTTTGTGAACTGTAGAAATCTTGCTCAGTTGGTTTTGCTTAATAATCACATTAATGGTTCAATCCCAGAGTATCTTTCAGAGCTTCCATTGATGGTTATTGACCTTGACTCCAACAATTTCACTGGTACCATTCCTGTGAGTTTATGGAGTTCAAATAGTTTGATGGAGTTTTCTGCTGGAAATAATATGCTAGAGGGGACTCTGCCAGTTGATATTGGAAATGCGGTTACATTGGAAACGCTTGTTCTTAGCGGTAATCGTTTGAAGGGAAGTATACCAAAGGAGATCGGCAATCTCACAGCTCTTTCTGTGCTAAACTTGAATTCGAATTTCTTGGAAGGAAATATACCTGTTGAAATTGGAGACTGCAAAGCATTGACAACGCTGGATCTTGGAAACAACAATTTCAGTGGATCAATTCCCATGGAACTTGCGGACCTTGATCAGCTGCAGTGCCTGGTTCTTTCTCACAATAATCTATCCGGTTCCATCCCTTGGAAACCATCTTCATATTTCCATCAGGCTAATCTGCCTGACTTGAGCTTTGTGCAGCATCATGGAGTATTCGATCTGTCACACAATAGGTTGACTGGTCCCATACCTGAAGAATTGGGAAACTGTGCTGTGGTGGTGGATCTTCTTCTCAACAACAACATGCTTACTGGCAGGATTCCAGGATCACTTTCTCGTTTGACAAATCTTACAACTTTGGATTTGTCTGGAAATTTGCTGAGAGGTCCTATTCCTGTTGAATTCGGTGACTCTCTCAAGCTTCAGGGCTTGTATTTGGGGAATAACCAGTTTACAGGAACCATCTCTGAAAGCTTAGGTCGTGTGGGTAGTTTGGTAAAGTTAAATTTGACTGGCAATAGGTTATCTGGTGTAGTTCCTGCGAGTTTTGGGAACTTGAAAGAGCTTACTCACTTGGATTTAAGCAATAATAAGCTTGCCGGTGAGCTACCTTCGTCATTGTCCCAGATGCTTAACCTGGTGGGGCTCTATGTTCAGAAGAATAGGCTTTCTGGTGAGATACATAACCTGTTCTCAAATTCCGTGTCTTGGAAGATTGAAGACTTGAATTTGAGTAATAACATTTTCTATGGAAGCTTGCCCCAATCTTTGGGCAATTTGTCTTATTTGATGTACTTGGATCTTCATGGAAATAAATTTACTGGTGCCATTCCTTCAGAAATTGGTAACTTGATGCAACTAGAGTATTTTGATGTATCCGGAAACAGATTATCCGGACAGATTCCAGAGGAAGTGTGCAGTTTGTTCAGTCTGTTCTACTTGAATCTAGCAGAAAACCGGTTGGGAGGACCTGTGCCCAGAAATGGTATTTGTCAAAACCTGTCAAAAATCTTTCTAGCTGGGAACAATGATTTGTGTGGAAGAATTACAGGTTTGGAGTGCCAGATCAGAAGTTCTGAAAGATCTTCTTTGTTAAATGCCTGGGGCCTTGCAGGGATTGTGGCTGCAAGTGTCTTTATCATTTTTGCTTCAGCCTTTGTTGTACGCAGATGGATTATGCGGAGTGGCCAGCTGAGTGATCCAGAAGAAATTGAGGAAAGCAAATTAAACAACTTCCTGGATCAAAATCTCTGCTTCTTGAGCAGCAGCAGCAGGTCAAAGGAGCCGCTGAGCATCAATATAGCGACATTTGAGCAGCCACTCCTGAAACTCACACTCGGTGACATCCTTGAGGGAACCCATCACTTTTGCAAGACCAACATAATCGGAGATGGAGGCTTTGGAACTGTTTACAAAGCTAAGTTGCCTAGTGGGAAGACTGTTGCAGTTAAGAAGCTAAGCCAGGCCAAAACACAAGGCAATCGAGAATTCATAGCTGAAATGGAAACCTTGGGAAAGGTGAAGCACCAAAATCTTGTTCCATTGCTTGGATACTGTTCTTTGGGTGAGGAGAAGCTCCTTGTTTACGAATACATGATCAATGGAAGTTTGGATCTTTGGTTGAGAAATCGCAGTGGAGCTCTTGATGTCCTTGATTGGTCCAAACGCTTCAAAATCGCTGTTGGTGCTGCTCGGGGACTAGCATTTCTTCACCATGGTTTCATTCCCCACATCATCCATAGAGATATCAAAGCCAGCAACATCTTACTCAGTGAAGACTTTGAAGCAAAAGTTGCGGACTTCGGGCTGGCAAGACTGATTAGTGCTTGTGAAACTCATGTTAGTACTGATATAGCAGGGACTTTTGGTTACATTCCACCAGAATATGGACAGAGCGGTAGGTCCACTACAAAGGGAGATGTTTTCAGTTTTGGTGTGATACTGCTGGAATTGGTGACTGGGAAAGAGCCAACAGGCCCTGAATTTAAAGAGATTGAAGGAGGGAATTTAGTTGGATGGGTGACTAAGAAGATAAAAAAGGGTCAGGCTGCAGATGTTTTAGATCCTGTGGTTATGAGTGTGGATTCAAAGCAGATGATGCTTCAGGTGCTCAGTATTGCTGCAGTTTGCCTGGCCGAGAACCCTGCTAACAGACCTACCATGCTTCAAGTGTTGAAGCTCCTCAAAGGGATCCACAAGGAGTAA